The following are encoded together in the Triticum dicoccoides isolate Atlit2015 ecotype Zavitan chromosome 6B, WEW_v2.0, whole genome shotgun sequence genome:
- the LOC119323355 gene encoding uncharacterized protein LOC119323355 — MLPQGDHRRRLVWLLVRLLRLVGWPAASWIQLRYEDGGGIFFPKRASQTHRRYFCVRQLNTSSTSSTAETFFEVRTADGTYWRWSDCSPEPAGVRWKKTMPKCHWLEDVDFEVSFAGER, encoded by the exons ATGCTGCCACAGGGTGACCATCGACGGCGGCTGGTTTGGCTCCTCGTACGCCTCCTCCGTCTCGTAGGCTG GCCCGCAGCCTCTTGGATCCAGCTTCGGTATGAGGATGGCGGCGGCATTTTCTTCCCCAAGCGCGCAAGCCAAACACATCGCCGCTATTTCTGCGTGAGGCAGCTCAACACATCGTCCACATCCTCTACAGCGGAAACATTCTTCGAAGTTCGAACTGCAG ATGGTACTTACTGGAGATGGTCTGATTGCTCGCCGGAGCCGGCTGGTGTCCGCTGGAAGAAGACAATGCCGAAGTGCCACTGGTTGGAGGATGTTGACTTCGAAGTGTCATTCGCCGGAGAAAGATGA